One genomic segment of Sminthopsis crassicaudata isolate SCR6 chromosome 2, ASM4859323v1, whole genome shotgun sequence includes these proteins:
- the C2H9orf43 gene encoding uncharacterized protein C9orf43 homolog isoform X2 has product MANDLEVGFCSQPVIKIRLPDLSQLDETTCSQLVCQHPHCWAAIRRLQRGHPRILQPISRAPKKIEDELPTLKIVDLSLPDSFILAKKISDSVPLFKHPPSLSGDSKLESDLQSSVEEPLLGFRSLRHFHGKGFAQNLRKPAKLPVLNLNSTYIPKSPDSGNLVMVWIPDEPVKYKKPDQKRRTKLSPGMSSVPLKNSEDISSPEWITKRAAQKKKKTTQVPTGGQPCSAQLMHRWLKVLPPSPVTVSSNMGSLSSWDFTFPKQSLMSSLSNEEKAIAKMDQLDVIDEESLFQKRHQFKLSKTKMILAVHRINLQELKEESKKRKELLELNRVSISNNILPQKNSIASAKEEQIQKDSERKAQMQELEDQDVKPEETSEIPLGVDEKKLKEEPSDSIQIPQASEEREDDPPTPPSSQE; this is encoded by the exons ATGGCTAATGATCTTGAGGTTGGTTTCTGTAGTCAACCTGTGATAAAAATCAGATTGCCAGATCTCAGTCAGTTGGATGAGACCACCTGCTCACAGCTTGTTTGCCAGCATCCACACTGTTGGGCAGCAATCCGAAGGCTTCAAAGAGGCCATCCTCGAATTCTTCAACCAATTTCCAGAGCTCCTAAGAAAATTGAAG ATGAACTGCCAACTCTCAAGATAGTGGACTTATCTTTACCTGATTCTTTtattttggccaagaaaatcAGTGATTCGGTCCCACTTTTCAAGCATCCTCCTTCTTTGAGTGGAGACTCTAAACTTGAGTCGGATTTACAAAGCAG TGTGGAAGAACCTTTGTTAGGCTTCAGATCTCTGAGACACTTCCATGGTAAGGGTTTTGCCCAGAATCTTCGAAAACCTGCCAAA ctcccagtgctgaatttgaattcaacatATATCCCAAAATCTCCAGATAGTGGGAATTTAGTTATGGTATGGATTCCGGATGAACCTGTGAAATACAAGAAACCTGACCAGAAGCGTAGGACAAA ATTGAGCCCAGGTATGTCATCTGTACCTTTGAAGAACAGTGAAGATATATCAAGCCCGGAATGGATCACCAAAAGAGCAGCTCAGAAG aaaaagaaaacaacacaagTCCCTACTGGTGGGCAGCCCTGTTCTGCCCAGTTAATGCATCGATGGCTAAAGGTGCTCCCACCATCACCAGTCACCGTGTCTTCAAATATGGGATCCCTTTCTTCCTGGGATTTCACATTCCCCAAGCAGTCATTAATGAG CTCTTTGTCTAATGAAGAGAAAGCAATTGCAAAGATGGACCAATTGGACGTAATAGATGAAGAGAGCCTTTTTCAAAAAAGGCATCAATTTAAATTGTCCAAGACAAAGATGATTCTGGCTGTGCATAGAATAAACCTTCAG GAGCTCAAAGAGGaatcaaagaagagaaaggaacttTTGGAGTTAAATCGAGTTTCCATCAGTAACAACATTCTGCCTCAAAAAAACA gtattgCCTCAGCAAAGGAAGAGCAGATCCAGAAAGACAGTGAAAGAAAGGCACAAATGCAGGAGCTTGAAGATCAGGATGTGAAACCAGAGGAAACTTCTGAGATTCCCTTGGGTGTTGATGAAAAGAAGTTGAAGGAGGAACCTTCAGACTCCATACAAATTCCTCAGGCTTCTGAAGAGCGAGAGGATGACCCACCCACCCCACCAAGTAGCCAAGAATGA
- the C2H9orf43 gene encoding uncharacterized protein C9orf43 homolog isoform X1: MANDLEVGFCSQPVIKIRLPDLSQLDETTCSQLVCQHPHCWAAIRRLQRGHPRILQPISRAPKKIEDELPTLKIVDLSLPDSFILAKKISDSVPLFKHPPSLSGDSKLESDLQSSVEEPLLGFRSLRHFHGKGFAQNLRKPAKLPVLNLNSTYIPKSPDSGNLVMVWIPDEPVKYKKPDQKRRTKLSPGMSSVPLKNSEDISSPEWITKRAAQKKKKTTQVPTGGQPCSAQLMHRWLKVLPPSPVTVSSNMGSLSSWDFTFPKQSLMSSLSNEEKAIAKMDQLDVIDEESLFQKRHQFKLSKTKMILAVHRINLQSPVLRYPANIKELHSRTARTIPKMKKKGLKIPVQKSDKADREPGHSKNEIPQSSEMELKEESKKRKELLELNRVSISNNILPQKNSIASAKEEQIQKDSERKAQMQELEDQDVKPEETSEIPLGVDEKKLKEEPSDSIQIPQASEEREDDPPTPPNPAR; this comes from the exons ATGGCTAATGATCTTGAGGTTGGTTTCTGTAGTCAACCTGTGATAAAAATCAGATTGCCAGATCTCAGTCAGTTGGATGAGACCACCTGCTCACAGCTTGTTTGCCAGCATCCACACTGTTGGGCAGCAATCCGAAGGCTTCAAAGAGGCCATCCTCGAATTCTTCAACCAATTTCCAGAGCTCCTAAGAAAATTGAAG ATGAACTGCCAACTCTCAAGATAGTGGACTTATCTTTACCTGATTCTTTtattttggccaagaaaatcAGTGATTCGGTCCCACTTTTCAAGCATCCTCCTTCTTTGAGTGGAGACTCTAAACTTGAGTCGGATTTACAAAGCAG TGTGGAAGAACCTTTGTTAGGCTTCAGATCTCTGAGACACTTCCATGGTAAGGGTTTTGCCCAGAATCTTCGAAAACCTGCCAAA ctcccagtgctgaatttgaattcaacatATATCCCAAAATCTCCAGATAGTGGGAATTTAGTTATGGTATGGATTCCGGATGAACCTGTGAAATACAAGAAACCTGACCAGAAGCGTAGGACAAA ATTGAGCCCAGGTATGTCATCTGTACCTTTGAAGAACAGTGAAGATATATCAAGCCCGGAATGGATCACCAAAAGAGCAGCTCAGAAG aaaaagaaaacaacacaagTCCCTACTGGTGGGCAGCCCTGTTCTGCCCAGTTAATGCATCGATGGCTAAAGGTGCTCCCACCATCACCAGTCACCGTGTCTTCAAATATGGGATCCCTTTCTTCCTGGGATTTCACATTCCCCAAGCAGTCATTAATGAG CTCTTTGTCTAATGAAGAGAAAGCAATTGCAAAGATGGACCAATTGGACGTAATAGATGAAGAGAGCCTTTTTCAAAAAAGGCATCAATTTAAATTGTCCAAGACAAAGATGATTCTGGCTGTGCATAGAATAAACCTTCAG AGCCCAGTGTTGAGATATCCagcaaatataaaagaattacatTCTAGAACGGCCAGAACAATTcctaagatgaagaaaaaag GTCTCAAGATTCCAGTGCAGAAAAGTGACAAAGCTGACAGAGAGCCAGGCCATTCAAAGAATGAGATACCACAAAGTTCAGAGATG GAGCTCAAAGAGGaatcaaagaagagaaaggaacttTTGGAGTTAAATCGAGTTTCCATCAGTAACAACATTCTGCCTCAAAAAAACA gtattgCCTCAGCAAAGGAAGAGCAGATCCAGAAAGACAGTGAAAGAAAGGCACAAATGCAGGAGCTTGAAGATCAGGATGTGAAACCAGAGGAAACTTCTGAGATTCCCTTGGGTGTTGATGAAAAGAAGTTGAAGGAGGAACCTTCAGACTCCATACAAATTCCTCAGGCTTCTGAAGAGCGAGAGGATGACCCACCCACCCCACCAA
- the POLE3 gene encoding DNA polymerase epsilon subunit 3: protein MAERPEDLNLPNAVITRIIKEALPDGVNISKEARSAISRAASVFVLYATSCANNFAMKGKRKTLNAGDVLSAMEEMEFQRFISPLKEALDAYRREQKGKKEASEQKKKDKDKRTDSEEQDKSREDDNEDYDERMEEEEQNDEEEVDN from the exons ATGGCGGAAAGGCCGGAGGACTTGAACCTTCCGAATGCCGTCATTACCCGGATCATCAAGGAGGCG CTCCCTGACGGCGTCAATATCTCCAAAGAGGCGCGGAGTGCCATCTCTCGGGCCGCCAGCGTGTTCGTGCTGTACGCCACGTCTTG tgcaaacAACTTTGCAATGAAAGGAAAGCGGAAGACCCTAAATGCTGGTGATGTACTGTCGGCTATGGAAGAGATGGAATTTCAGCGATTCATTTCTCCTTTGAAAGAAGCATTAGATG CATATAGACGTGAACAAAAAGGTAAGAAGGAAGCGTCAGAACAAAAGAAGAAGGATAAAGACAAAAGAACAGATTCTGAGGAACAAGACAAAAGCAGGGAAGATGATAATGAAGACTATGATGAAAGAATGGAAGAGGAGGAGCAGAATGATGAAGAAGAAGTTGATAATTGA
- the ALAD gene encoding delta-aminolevulinic acid dehydratase, giving the protein MQPESLLHSGYFHPLLRNWQTAASTFDASNLIYPIFVTDIPDAVQPIESLPGISRYGVNKLEEMLRPLVAKGLQCVLIFGVPSKVTKDELGSGADTEDTPAIQAIRLLRKVFPSLLVACDVCLCPYTSHGHCGLLREDGSFRAEDSSRRLAEVALAYAKAGCQVVAPSDMMDGRIAAIKEALITHGLGNKVSVMSYSAKFASCFYGPFRDAAHSSPAFGDRRCYQLPPGARGLALRAVDRDVREGADILMVKPGLPYLDIVREVKNKHFVLPLAVYHVSGEFAMLWHGARAGAFDLKTAVMEAMTAFRRAGADIIITYYTPQLLQWLKEP; this is encoded by the exons ATGCAGCCTGAATCCTTGCTTCACAGCGGCTACTTCCACCCCTTGTTACGAAACTGGCAGACAGCAGCCAGCACCTTCGATGCCTCCAATCTTATCTACCCCATCTTTGTCAC GGACATTCCTGATGCTGTGCAGCCAATCGAGAGCCTTCCTGGCATTTCCAG GTATGGCGTCAATAAGCTGGAAGAGATGCTGCGGCCCTTAGTAGCCAAGGGCCTACAATGCGTCCTGATCTTTGGGGTACCCAGCAAAGTCACCAAG GATGAGTTGGGCTCAGGAGCTGACACAGAAGATACCCCCGCCATTCAGGCAATTCGTCTGCTGCGCAAGGTGTTTCCCAGCCTCCTGGTGGCCTGTGATGTGTGCCTGTGTCCCTACACCTCACATGGTCACTGCG GGCTCCTGAGAGAGGATGGCTCGTTCCGGGCTGAGGACAGCAGCAGGAGGTTGGCAGAAGTTGCTCTAGCCTATGCAAAGGCAG GCTGCCAGGTCGTGGCTCCATCAGATATGATGGATGGGCGAATTGCTGCCATCAAGGAGGCACTGATCACCCATGGGCTTGGCAACAAG GTATCAGTGATGAGCTACAGTGCCAAGTTTGCTTCTTGTTTCTATGGTCCTTTCCG GGATGCAGCACATTCTAGCCCAGCTTTTGGTGACCGACGTTGTTACCAGTTGCCTCCTGGGGCTCGGGGCCTGGCTCTTCGAGCTGTG GATCGAGATGTCCGGGAAGGAGCAGATATTCTGATGGTCAAGCCAGGATTGCCATACTTGGACATTGTAAGAGAAGTAAAGAACAAG CACTTTGTCCTGCCTCTTGCTGTATATCATGTTTCCGGGGAGTTTGCCATGCTGTGGCACGGGGCCCGAGCTGGGGCCTTTGACCTCAAGACTGCTGTTATGGAGGCCATGACAGCCTTCCGAAGAGCAG GTGCTGACATCATCATCACCTACTACACACCTCAACTCTTACAGTGGCTAAAGGAGCCATGA